Proteins encoded by one window of Aphidius gifuensis isolate YNYX2018 linkage group LG2, ASM1490517v1, whole genome shotgun sequence:
- the LOC122849385 gene encoding chymotrypsin-1-like, translated as MNFLIKFLTIILALVLIVDCKSPRKIKSGLRAGYNEFPHQVSLRLNGKHICGGSIIDTWHILTAAHCVVGEQYTGDIKILSGTVDQVNAHTGQVHDVARIVYHKDFNAAFYENDIAIITLKSRMVFNQYQKPITLSRYDVPIGTPVVVSGWGSQKINSGLNSQYLQKLHTKIISNEECQKRDGKFTIGHEIICARKSQGYSICQGDSGGPLIYKGVLIGIAARSFCDGVHPDIFTRVSSYIKWISWNTSTR; from the exons atgaattttttaattaaatttttaactataattTTAGCACTGGTATTAATTG TTGATTGTAAATCaccgagaaaaataaaatcaggtTTAAGAGCTGGTTATAATGAATTTCCACATCAAGTGTCACTTCGTTTAAATGGTAAACATATTTGTGGTGGAAGTATAATTGATACATGGCATATATTAACAGCAGCACATTGTGTTGTTGGTGAACAATATACTggtgatattaaaatattaagtgGTACTGTTGATCAAGTCAATGCACATACTGGTCAAGTTCATGATGTCGCCAGGATTGTTTATCACAAGGATTTTAATGCAGctttttatgaaaatgatattgcTATTATAacg ttgaaATCACGAATGGTATTTAATCAATATCAAAAACCAATAACATTATCACGTTATGATGTACCAATTGGTACACCAGTTGTTGTTAGTGGATGGGgttcacaaaaaataaattcaggtttaaattctcaatatttacaaaaattacatactaaaataataagtaatgAAGAGTGTCAAAAACGTGatggaaaatttacaattggaCATGAAATTATTTGTGCAAGAAAGAGTCAAGGTTACAGTATTTGTCAA ggtGACAGTGGAGGTCCATTAATTTACAAAGGAGTTCTCATTGGAATTGCAGCTAGAAGTTTTTGTGATGGTGTACATCCTGATATATTTACACGTGTTTCAAGTTATATCAAATGGATCTCATGGAATACATCAAcacgttaa